One part of the Sardina pilchardus chromosome 5, fSarPil1.1, whole genome shotgun sequence genome encodes these proteins:
- the LOC134080188 gene encoding transmembrane gamma-carboxyglutamic acid protein 3 — protein sequence MAAAFLDGKDAHSLLKRFPRANGFLEELRQGNIERECMEESCSFEEANEVFENKERTMEFWKMRSMGSNAESRSDSKDVVFMVVPLLVMTLLALIGLFLLWRCQLQKTMRRRWPAYPQNRYLASRNSRSLPRILVHRDTPPPSSSSHADQSHHQHHHHHHHQHPAAASGPVLPEPPPCRPTVIISGVERGGGGGGGRGGGGASEAPHPPNGRALYVKDSSASVASRLSGATPPPSYEEVTGHAESSSDETSAPYSDPPPKYDEIIKDK from the exons ATGGCAGCTG CATTCTTGGACGGGAAAGATGCACACTCACTCCTTAAGCGCTTCCCGCGGGCCAATGGCTTCCTGGAGGAGCTCCGGCAGGGCAATATTGAGCGCGAGTGTATGGAGGAGAGCTGTAGCTTCGAGGAGGCCAATGAGGTGTTTGAGAACAAGGAACGCACG ATGGAGTTCTGGAAGATGCGCAGCATGGGCAGTAATGCCGAGTCCCGCTCCGACAGTAAGGATGTGGTGTTTATGGTGGTGCCCCTCCTGGTCATGACGCTGCTGGCGCTCATCGGGCTCTTCCTCCTGTGGCGCTGCCAGCTGCAGAAGACCATGCGGCGCCGGTGGCCGGCCTACCCGCAGAACCGCTACCTGGCCAGCCGCAACTCGCGCAGCCTGCCGCGCATCCTGGTGCACCGAGACAcgccgccgccgtcgtcgtcgtcccACGCCGACCAGTCCCACCAccaacatcaccaccaccaccaccaccagcacccggCGGCCGCCTCCGGCCCCGTCCTCCCCGAGCCCCCTCCCTGCCGGCCTACGGTGATCATCAGCGGGGTGGAGCgaggcggaggcggaggaggagggagggggggcggaggggcgTCCGAGGCCCCGCACCCGCCCAACGGCCGCGCCCTGTACGTGAAGGATTCGTCGGCGTCGGTGGCGTCGCGTCTCTCGGGGGCCACGCCGCCGCCGTCGTACGAGGAGGTGACGGGCCACGCCGAGAGCAGCAGCGACGAGACCTCCGCTCCCTACAGCGACCCGCCGCCCAAGTACGACGAGATCATCAAGGACAAGTGA